CAATAATTTTTCATGTCTCCTTTGTCAAGCCATTTCCTCTACCTAGACCTCAGATTATCAAGCTTTAATATGAGGAAATGAAATAGCTAAATTTCATTGGCTGTCCCAGCACCACAATTTTCTTATTCTACAGACAACTGTGTGCAGGTCCTTCAACAATCAGAGGATTATACATGGTGGTTTTGCATTTCTCACAATTCCACATCCCCTAGCAGTGACAAGGTTCATAGTTTATGGACTTGCTATTTCTCAGCAATTTGGTTCTGGTTGATTATGGttgctttatttcattaaacCAAAACTTAATCAGTCATGTGGAGATGGTCTTATCTGTCAGCCTGTGTCTTGTCCATTGTCCCACAGCCATGCTGCAGGCAGTGCGAGCCCTGATGATCGTGGGCATTGTTCTGGGTGCCATCGGCCTCCTAGTATCCATCTTTGCCCTGAAGTGCATCCGCATTGGCAGCATGGAGGACTCCGCCAAAGCCAACATGACACTGACCTCTGGGATCATGTTCATCATCTCAGGTAAACAAGGAGCCCGGGTTCCCTCTCTCAAATGTGCTTGTGGGAATGTCAAAGCAAAATCATTCTGGCAAAGAAAATATGGCTTCTCCCTACTGAGCATAGTTTGAACATGGATCAGAGCTTTATACACTAGGATTCAAGATCTGAGATTAGGGCCCAATTGTGCTCTACAAAATTACCATGAGTGTTAAGGTCCCCCTCAGCTGCCACACCACTTTATTAGAAGAGATTCTCAATCCTAAGGTAGTCATGTGACTCAGTCTCTAAAGGCATTATTTTGGTAAGACTCTAGAAAATGATTTTAAGGGAAGAGCACTTGACACCATCAAAGGACCAGGcccaaaatatttgtattattaatcCCTTGTCCCAAGATGCTGGAAAATCTCTTTCTGCACACATACAAATCCTTCCACAATTAGAAAGATAAGAGAGTCTAagcacttaacataatgtctaGCACATAGTGGGAATTCAATAATCAGTGCTTGGATTAGCCATTCTGTTATAGAAAAGGAATattcaggcagccccagtggctcagcagtttagcactgccttcggcccagggcgtgatcctggggacccgggatcgagtcccacgtcaggctccctgcacggagcctacttctccctctgcctatgtctctgcctctctctctctcctctctgtgtttctcatgaataaataaataaaatcttaaaaaaaaaaaaaaagaaagggaatattCTTCAGCTTGCTCATCTAAACTCATTTAAGCACACATTGCCTCAAACATCGTGATCCCTTTAAAGTTGACTATGGAGCTTTCTTGTTCTTGACCAACAGGTCTCTGTGCAATCGTTGGAGTATCTGTATTTGCCAACATGCTGGTTACTAACTTCTGGATGTCTACAGCTAACATGTACACTGGCCTGGGTGGGATGGTGCAGACCGTTCAGACCAGGTAACCTCCTAATCTAATCTTAGTATTCTGTAGTGAATATTGTTGTAAAAATCCTATTAAACACATATGCCTAATGTGACTGTCAGTGCCTGAAATAGCAAAAATTTATCAGAGGCAACCATGCCATATCATAAATCAACAATGATCCGTAAATTCATAAACTTCATTTCAGTGAAATATCCTTGGTACTATGACTTGAGGCTGAGCTGACATTTGCATTGAAATACAGCGACAGTTCACAGTATTTATCTAACACGCTTACACAGGCCCCATTGTGGAGGCAGTGAAACAGGCACTATTAGGCCAGGCATGTAAATGAGCATCAACCTGCATCTCCAGGCCATGATGGGACCCTGGCTAGGGATAGGTGAAAGGTTGAGTGGAATTGAGCAAGGTGCAATATATGTGAGAAGAGTGATGTTATGTTTCTTCCTTGTAtaactgcttcttcctctcattcATACATgcattcattctacaaatgtaTGGAGAACCTGCGGTGGGTCTGGAAATGTTCTGAGTACTTGGAATAAGACTAAGTCCCCATCCTCATGGAGGTTTTGGTCTAACTGAGGGAGATGAAACCACACTATAATTTGGTATCTGAAGGAGAGTAGAACTTTTAAATGATTGAAGAGCAATTCTAACATCCATATTCATTTAGCCATTTCAAAAGGACATATTTGTAAGAAACAGCAGTGagtttttgaagaagaaaaatcttgttCTGTGAATGATCTAAATATAATATCTAAGTGACCCAACATCTCTGGAGTGGATACACTTGGTATTTCTCCAGCCACACCATCGAGGGATACAAAAGGGGGTGAGGATGCAATGAATCCGTTACTCTCTGGCTCCCTGGGACTCCAGTCCCCATCCATGTTCTTGCTTTGTTTCAAGAATGAAAGGAAGTGATTCCCATCATCTCCCCTCATCCTCCTTTGTGATGTTCCCATGGTCTCTTGGTTACTAGGGTAACTTAGAAGTATGCTGGCCAACTCATTTTGCTTCTCTTGGGACTTTACCAGTTTTAGCACTGACAGTCCCATATCCTGGGAAACTCTTGCTTCATAGGCAAATCAGGATGGTTGGTCAGCCTACTCAGAAGAGCTATCTTATCTGGAGTATCTGGATGCTTAGTATCACTGTCCCTGCCCAGAGGAGTCACCCATCCCATTGGCACCCAGCACTAATGCCCTGCATCATTATCCCACATCATCTCCCTAGAAACTACCCTGTCCCTTGAACAGCTAACTTCAGTCCTTAGATCAAGACTATAGGATTCTGAGAGACCTCCTGAATGTCTTCCTCCATGGATGGGCAgcagtttttcctttctttctgtcttctcatcCTCTCTACCCAGAAATCACACAGAACAGCACAGCTGCCAAGAAAGATATTTCTTGGCAGTCAATTGAAGGCACTTTCTGGTATCCCCTCCTCTGCTATTGCGATACTGAGAACCTGAGCTACAAACTGCCTGCCTTCAGGTTATACACAGCTTGCGAAGTGTTTTATATTAGcctaaacatttcattttatatcttgAATTAatcatcaacttttaaaaataggaagtgtCATAGGTTGGATTACTCAGGAACAGATCCAAGACTCCTTGTGCAAGTGATTTATTACGGAAGGGGAGactgggaagggggtggggcacCCAGGATAGAGAAGCAGGTGCAATGAAGGCTGGGACTCAGCCCAATCCTGGGGAGCTGTGGGGCATGAAGCACACCTCAGAGATGACTTGACTCCAAACTTTCACACTTTAGCACCAGTCAGCTTCTGTGCACCAGGCAAAATGGCTCCAGTAGCTATACCAAAGCAGAAGTTCCAGGGGAGATGTGGAGACTGCAGGCAAAGCAAAGACCTCAGGAGctgaagaagaaatgggtaaaggaACCTAGGGAACCTGGGAGGAACATCATTAGTGTTTGCTACAAGGATATTTCACACtacacatgtgcatgtgcgcACACCTATGTACACAATCTGTTTTTCCAGCTtcttgtaaaaaaagaaaaaaaaatccaatctgacAGTAATGGGCCCTCTATGGCAACAGTCTCTAGCTGACACAGATACAAGGACTCACCCTCTCTAGTTCATCACAGCCCCAACCACTCAAATGTCCCAAATCTGAGGTCATTTATCATTATGCTTGTGGGGCTTTTTCCCCATATAATAGAATTAAGAGagtgaaatattttctcataccCAGCCCACTTCACTCATTTAAATTTCATAGCTGTCCCAGTTAGGTATTTAGGTTTGCTAACTTTGACCAAAAGGATCTAAGTAAAAGGAGGGGACCTCATTCCCCATGCACAGAAGATAGTATTAGCTTAATGACTAACAATGAGGCCTCTGGAGGCAAAGGGATCTGTATTTGAATTCCAGCAGTTCCTTCCTGGGTCTTTGAAAAAGCtccttagcctctctgagcctcactctcctcatctataaaatgggagtgataaATCCCACCAAATGGAGCTGATGGAAGAGCTAAATAGAATTGTGGTAAAAGTGTCCATCACAATGTCagtaagggctcaataaatggtagtgatTGTTGTCATTAACATTATGCAGTCACTCAACCATGTAGAGGAGTATCAAGGACAGGGGTTCTGTGCCAGGGCAGAAGGGCCAGGACTCCCCCCCCAGAAGATTCACCCAGGGACCGCTCAGGAGGAGCCCCAGGATGAGGTCAGCTGTTAAACCCCTAGCCACACTGGGGAGGACCAAGAGAGTGGGATGGGGTTCTTCACCCCAAGCCAACAGCCCTCAAATCAAATGTCTTATCTTTTCCTAGTCCAAGGAAATAAAGATAGCCTATAGATAAATTTTCtcccagaactttttcttttttaaaatatttcatttaggggatcgctgggtggctcagcggtatggtgcctgcctttggcccagggcacgatcctggagttccaggatcgaatcccacgtcgggctccaggcatggagcctgcttccccctctgcctgcgtctctgcctctctctttctctatatctatcatgaataaataaataaataaatcttaaaaataaaataaaataaagatttcatttatttattcatgagagacacacagagagagagagagagagagagagagagagaggcagagacgcagacagagggagaagcaggttccatgcaggtagctcgacatgggactcgatcccgggtctccaggatcacaccctgggctgaaggcagcactaaaccactgagccacccaggctgccctcccagaACTTTTTCAAGCCCTGAGCTCAGTGTGCTAGCTTTGCCCTGTACATTACACTGGTCATCAGGCTTATATCACTGACTTTGATCCTACCAAAATGTGTGCACTTTTTAAGCACATCTAAAGTATCTTATTTTCCTAGGTTGCATAGGTCTGCACACATGTTTCTGTCTTTCAATTACTGGTATAGTGTTCTTAGTTTGTGACTTTTAACATACCAGTGATTCATGGTGTTCCACAAACAGCCCCACGCTCCTTGATGAGCACAAGGGGAAAGCCTCTAAGGGCAGGTATCCACTGTGCTGAGCTCTCCTTTTCTGCGGGGCTCTTGGAGATGAAGGGAAAGTTACCAGCTAACACGGAAACACCCACTGATATTCTATCAGTTTTTGGTCATGTTCTCCACCATCCACAAAAGTCCATTTGGAATCAGAATTATGTTATTCTCTGGACACTTTGTTCTCAGGCAGTCTTGCTCGAAGTAACGAGTCCCACGGAGGCATACATCTTAGGGGAAGGGCACCAGCTTTGGAGTCCGATGATCACAGGTTCAGATTCCACTGTGGGCTGAAACAGAAGCATCAGGAAAGTAGGGtctgtgtctgtcttgttcacccTTGTGTCCCAGTGTCAGGGCAGTGttgggcacatagtaggagctcaataaatacatgttgaacaAATGTGTaaacaatgaatgaaagaatgaatggtcACTTCACATTAGTTCTTTCTGAAGATAATGCTCCTACCTGCATGGATGCCTACCAGGGTACTTGAATTACATAAGATGAAAGCTTATTGGCCCACAGGAAGAACTCAAAGGGCCAAATTCCTTCAGAAATAATAACTCCAGACTGATTCCACATCTCTCAAATTCCTCTTGCCAAATCTTTAAGACACTCCCCAATGCCGGTAGGGAGGAAGGTGGATTTCCAGAGATGTTTCTCTGAGATTAGAGACTTATAATTAATTCCATGCCTGAGTGATGCTAGGGGCCTGAGAATCCCTCTGCTGTTTTGCTGACTAGTTTCAGTCCCAATTCTCTTCTCTAGGGCACCTCATTCAGTTTCCTGTGACCCCAAGGAGTGTGTGCTCAACGGTACCGGTGGGAATGGGTGTGGAACCCAAAAGAGTGGACAGAGAGGATGGGTGTGGCTAAGTGCCGTGGGTGGAGCCTGGAGAGTTGAGTTGCCCACATTCACAGCCTCATTTCCCCTCTCAGGTACACCTTTGGTTCAGCTCTGTTCGTGGGCTGGGTCGCCGGAGGCCTCACACTAATTGGGGGTGTGATGATGTGCATCGCCTGCCGGGGCCTGGTTCCTGAAGAAAGCAAGTGAGTCTCCCCATCCCAGTGCAATCAGACATTTCATCCG
This sequence is a window from Canis lupus dingo isolate Sandy chromosome 23, ASM325472v2, whole genome shotgun sequence. Protein-coding genes within it:
- the CLDN18 gene encoding claudin-18 isoform X2, whose translation is MAVTACQGLGFIVSLIGIAGIIAATCMDQWSTQDLYNNPVTAVFNYQGLWRSCVRESSGFTECRGYFTLLGLPAMLQAVRALMIVGIVLGAIGLLVSIFALKCIRIGSMEDSAKANMTLTSGIMFIISGLCAIVGVSVFANMLVTNFWMSTANMYTGLGGMVQTVQTRYTFGSALFVGWVAGGLTLIGGVMMCIACRGLVPEESNYKAVSYHASGHNVAYKPGGFKASTGFGPSSKNKKIYDGGARTEDEMQSHPSKYDYV
- the CLDN18 gene encoding claudin-18 isoform X1, whose protein sequence is MSTTTCQVVGFLLSLLGLAGCIAATGMDMWSTQDLYDNPVTAVFQYEGLWRSCVRQSSGFTECRPYFTILGLPAMLQAVRALMIVGIVLGAIGLLVSIFALKCIRIGSMEDSAKANMTLTSGIMFIISGLCAIVGVSVFANMLVTNFWMSTANMYTGLGGMVQTVQTRYTFGSALFVGWVAGGLTLIGGVMMCIACRGLVPEESNYKAVSYHASGHNVAYKPGGFKASTGFGPSSKNKKIYDGGARTEDEMQSHPSKYDYV